The proteins below are encoded in one region of Holophagaceae bacterium:
- a CDS encoding MBOAT family protein, which produces MSFHSFNFILSLPFFVLSFWLLPKAFQKGWLLVLSLVVYWAAGPADFLLLLWVVFLNWASQVNGFQPRRVAGVMVALNLAMLVWFKYRLFLGDMAGFSVARDLIIPLGISFYIFQLIAYQVEVARGQISGRQSFWEVLLYIFFFPHHQAGPIMRPRSFLICFHKARNFYRSRFLTGLMIFAWGLFKKVWIADVVAPWVNRDFGKFHLWSGAKGNLLLLGVLFGIQVYGDFSGYSDMAVGMGRMFGFKFDRNFHQPYLSKNPSEFWKRWHVTLTNWMRDFVYFPMWNWASRHLGHRFKPGAIMLGCSLVLMLVTGLWHGAGWHFILWGGLHGLIFIAWRLLPSLQNRSFKLISFFLFQTVIGLTWVVFREADIQAIGRAFLRSSAWDGQDSLLALGLLLALILFSRAEEWLERRFVRLTVWAMHLPMPLFATAYGSMLIFIFIGAGSATTFIYQRF; this is translated from the coding sequence ATGTCCTTTCATTCCTTCAATTTCATCCTCAGCCTCCCTTTTTTCGTCCTGAGCTTTTGGCTCCTGCCGAAGGCCTTTCAGAAGGGCTGGTTGTTAGTCCTGAGCCTGGTGGTGTACTGGGCGGCGGGGCCCGCGGATTTCCTGCTCCTGCTTTGGGTGGTGTTCCTGAACTGGGCCTCCCAGGTCAACGGCTTCCAGCCGCGGCGGGTGGCCGGTGTGATGGTGGCCCTGAACCTGGCCATGCTGGTCTGGTTCAAGTACCGGCTTTTTCTGGGGGACATGGCTGGCTTCAGCGTGGCCCGGGACCTGATCATTCCGCTGGGCATCTCGTTCTACATTTTCCAGCTCATCGCCTACCAGGTGGAGGTCGCCCGGGGGCAGATTTCGGGGCGGCAGTCCTTCTGGGAGGTGCTGCTCTATATCTTCTTCTTCCCCCATCACCAGGCAGGGCCCATCATGCGGCCCCGGTCCTTCCTGATCTGCTTCCACAAGGCCCGGAATTTCTATCGGTCCCGATTCCTGACGGGCCTCATGATTTTTGCCTGGGGGCTGTTCAAGAAAGTGTGGATCGCGGATGTGGTCGCGCCTTGGGTCAACCGGGATTTCGGGAAATTCCATCTCTGGAGCGGGGCGAAGGGTAACCTGTTGCTGCTGGGCGTGCTGTTCGGCATCCAGGTCTACGGCGACTTCTCGGGCTATTCGGATATGGCCGTGGGCATGGGCCGCATGTTCGGCTTCAAGTTCGACCGGAATTTCCATCAGCCCTACCTCTCCAAGAACCCTTCCGAGTTCTGGAAACGGTGGCATGTCACCCTGACGAATTGGATGCGGGACTTTGTCTATTTCCCGATGTGGAACTGGGCCAGCCGCCACCTGGGCCACCGCTTCAAGCCCGGCGCCATCATGCTCGGATGCAGTCTGGTCCTGATGCTTGTCACGGGGCTCTGGCACGGCGCCGGGTGGCATTTCATCCTGTGGGGCGGCCTCCACGGGCTGATCTTTATCGCCTGGCGTCTATTGCCTTCGCTCCAGAACCGTTCTTTTAAACTCATCTCGTTCTTTCTCTTTCAAACTGTCATCGGACTCACCTGGGTGGTGTTCCGGGAAGCAGACATTCAAGCCATCGGCAGGGCCTTTCTCCGGAGTTCCGCCTGGGATGGGCAGGATTCGCTGCTTGCGCTGGGCTTGCTGTTGGCCCTTATTCTCTTTTCCCGGGCGGAGGAGTGGCTGGAGCGCCGCTTCGTGCGCTTGACGGTGTGGGCGATGCATCTGCCCATGCCCCTTTTCGCGACGGCCTACGGGTCGATGCTCATCTTCATTTTCATCGGGGCGGGCAGTGCCACGACCTTCATCTACCAGCGCTTCTAG